A genome region from Halorussus pelagicus includes the following:
- a CDS encoding DUF92 domain-containing protein: MTTRVRRAAAYAVVSTLALAAPTLGWATAAAFGAVAVGALSVTDGPVFEWFARPADRQEGRLHGLAAFGFAASGIGLLSVFANLPDHVFVASVLVVGYGNLAQQVAWTFDAEPILRTGAFVAGGIVAAVAGQALALTVVGTPVTPALPQIVFLASSGALLAGLLRSVLFARDDPLVMLSVAFLLWLFADLAVVVTVEGVAVALAVSALFGYVSWALDAASIPGMMTGALLAMLTIVLGGYGWFAVLIAFFGIGSLSTKFRYEEKEARGVAEENEGARGSGNVLGNAAVALVAVLAYAARSKFGIGGDVFLFAFAGSIATAMSDTLSSEIGGVFDNPRLITTFERVEPGTDGAVTWQGELAGATGATVVALITALLFGSVDAVGALVVAAAGVSGMTIDSLLGATLEGDALSNQGVNFLATLSGALVGAGLAVVVLP; encoded by the coding sequence GTGACCACCAGAGTTCGGCGTGCGGCGGCGTACGCCGTCGTCTCGACGCTGGCGCTCGCCGCCCCGACGTTGGGGTGGGCGACCGCCGCGGCGTTCGGTGCGGTCGCCGTGGGCGCGCTCTCGGTCACCGACGGACCGGTGTTCGAGTGGTTCGCCCGCCCCGCTGACCGACAGGAAGGCCGCCTTCACGGTCTCGCGGCGTTCGGTTTCGCCGCGTCCGGAATCGGACTCCTCTCGGTGTTTGCGAACCTCCCGGACCACGTCTTCGTCGCCAGCGTCCTCGTCGTCGGCTACGGCAACCTCGCCCAGCAGGTAGCGTGGACGTTCGACGCCGAACCGATACTCCGCACCGGCGCGTTCGTCGCGGGCGGCATCGTGGCGGCCGTGGCCGGACAAGCCCTCGCGCTCACCGTCGTCGGCACGCCGGTCACGCCTGCACTCCCGCAAATCGTCTTTCTGGCGTCCAGCGGCGCGCTTCTGGCCGGACTGCTCCGGTCGGTACTGTTCGCCCGCGACGACCCCCTCGTGATGCTGTCGGTCGCGTTCCTGCTGTGGCTGTTCGCCGACCTCGCCGTCGTGGTGACCGTCGAGGGCGTCGCGGTCGCCTTGGCGGTCAGCGCGCTCTTTGGCTACGTCTCGTGGGCGCTCGACGCGGCCTCGATTCCGGGGATGATGACTGGCGCGCTGTTGGCGATGCTCACCATCGTCCTCGGCGGCTACGGCTGGTTCGCGGTCCTCATCGCCTTCTTCGGCATCGGAAGCCTTTCGACCAAGTTCCGCTACGAGGAGAAAGAGGCCCGCGGCGTCGCCGAAGAGAACGAGGGCGCGCGCGGGAGCGGCAACGTCCTCGGGAACGCCGCCGTCGCGCTCGTGGCCGTCCTCGCGTACGCCGCGCGCTCGAAGTTCGGAATCGGCGGCGACGTGTTCCTGTTCGCGTTCGCGGGGTCCATCGCCACCGCGATGAGCGACACCCTCTCCTCGGAAATCGGGGGCGTTTTCGACAATCCGCGACTCATCACCACCTTCGAGCGCGTCGAACCCGGCACCGACGGCGCGGTGACGTGGCAGGGCGAACTCGCTGGCGCGACGGGCGCGACAGTCGTCGCACTCATCACCGCGCTCCTGTTCGGGAGCGTGGACGCGGTCGGCGCGCTGGTCGTCGCGGCGGCGGGCGTCAGCGGCATGACGATAGACAGTCTGCTCGGTGCCACCCTCGAAGGCGACGCGCTCAGCAATCAGGGCGTCAACTTCCTCGCTACTCTGTCAGGCGCGCTCGTCGGCGCGGGTCTCGCGGTGGTCGTCCTGCCGTGA
- a CDS encoding GNAT family N-acetyltransferase, with amino-acid sequence MIRLARPDDRATLREIQRHLREPNPALLAYAVDGPPVTLVSVTPDGDLAGYLVALYDEEASYVAEIVVAPEYRREGRARRLLAAACDSLRERDCARLRLSVHPENDAARTLYESMGFEEIGREDNYYEDGSDAITMCREL; translated from the coding sequence GTGATTCGACTCGCGCGTCCGGACGACCGCGCCACCCTGCGAGAGATTCAGCGCCACCTCCGAGAGCCGAATCCGGCCCTGCTGGCCTACGCCGTGGACGGGCCGCCGGTCACTCTCGTCTCGGTGACGCCGGACGGCGACCTCGCGGGCTATCTCGTCGCACTCTACGACGAGGAGGCGAGTTACGTCGCGGAAATCGTCGTCGCGCCCGAGTACCGTCGAGAAGGTCGCGCGCGCCGCCTCCTCGCGGCCGCGTGCGACTCCCTCCGCGAGCGAGACTGCGCCCGACTCCGCCTCTCGGTTCACCCCGAGAACGACGCCGCCAGAACCCTCTACGAGTCGATGGGCTTCGAGGAAATCGGCCGGGAAGACAACTACTACGAGGACGGGAGCGACGCGATTACGATGTGCCGAGAGCTGTGA
- the dnaG gene encoding DNA primase DnaG, whose product MDDTAKYVIHADITADGVVERSDVVGAVFGQTEGLLGDDLDLRDLQQSSKLGRIDVNIDSENGQSFGTITIASSLDKVETSILAAALETISRVGPCRATVAIAGIEDVRAAKRRKVVERAKELLTDSFDEDVMTSREILEEVRQSARVEDIAEYEGLPAGPRVEDSDAIIVVEGRSDVLNLLRYGVKNAIAVEGTNVPDAVAELTQNRTVTAFLDGDRGGDLIRKELAQVGDIDYVAFAPADQSVEDLARHEVMSALRSKRPFDASMVGEESDGDATDESSADAEASPADSEASGAGPAATDGSARPAPESNETGPDGPASPDAEPQRASADADDRSGSDIFDGIEAEVAAETIDDAESLAGEASADAESADAETDSENVDAEATAAETDDAAADAETTEREPATLREHVEAVVDDETGTARLLDQSFGTLAEVTAEDAFDAVESADEAPFAVVLDGTVDQRLLDVSAQRGVGQIVARDCGEFVKRPADVRVRTAEQF is encoded by the coding sequence ATGGACGATACAGCCAAATACGTTATTCACGCGGACATCACGGCCGACGGGGTGGTAGAGCGGAGTGACGTCGTCGGCGCGGTCTTCGGGCAGACCGAAGGCCTGCTCGGCGACGACTTGGACCTCCGGGACCTCCAGCAGTCGTCGAAACTCGGTCGCATCGACGTGAACATCGACAGCGAGAACGGACAGTCGTTCGGGACCATCACCATTGCGTCGAGTCTCGACAAGGTAGAGACCTCCATCCTCGCGGCGGCGCTCGAAACCATCAGTCGGGTCGGTCCTTGTCGGGCCACCGTCGCTATCGCAGGCATCGAGGACGTGCGCGCCGCCAAGCGCCGGAAGGTGGTCGAGCGCGCCAAGGAACTGCTCACCGACTCGTTCGACGAGGACGTGATGACCTCTCGGGAGATTCTCGAAGAAGTCCGCCAGAGCGCCCGCGTCGAGGACATCGCGGAGTACGAGGGCCTGCCCGCGGGACCGCGAGTCGAGGACAGCGACGCCATCATCGTGGTCGAGGGCCGGTCTGACGTGTTGAACCTCCTGCGCTACGGCGTCAAGAACGCCATCGCCGTCGAGGGTACCAACGTCCCCGACGCGGTGGCCGAGTTGACGCAGAATCGGACCGTCACCGCGTTCCTCGACGGCGACCGGGGCGGCGACCTCATCCGGAAGGAACTCGCACAGGTCGGTGACATCGACTACGTGGCGTTCGCGCCCGCGGACCAATCGGTCGAGGACTTGGCGCGCCACGAGGTCATGTCGGCGCTCCGGAGCAAGCGACCGTTCGACGCGTCGATGGTCGGCGAGGAGAGCGACGGCGACGCGACCGACGAATCGTCCGCCGACGCCGAAGCGTCCCCGGCCGACAGCGAGGCCAGCGGGGCCGGTCCCGCCGCGACGGACGGGAGCGCCCGACCCGCACCCGAGAGCAACGAGACCGGACCGGACGGTCCGGCCTCGCCCGACGCCGAACCGCAACGCGCGAGCGCCGACGCCGACGACCGCTCGGGTTCGGACATCTTCGACGGTATCGAGGCGGAGGTCGCGGCCGAAACGATAGACGACGCCGAATCGCTCGCTGGCGAGGCGTCGGCCGACGCCGAAAGTGCCGACGCCGAAACCGACAGCGAGAACGTGGACGCCGAGGCGACTGCCGCCGAAACCGACGACGCGGCCGCGGACGCCGAGACAACCGAGCGGGAACCGGCGACGCTCCGCGAACACGTCGAGGCGGTCGTAGACGACGAGACCGGGACCGCCCGTCTGCTGGACCAATCGTTCGGGACGCTCGCGGAGGTCACGGCCGAGGACGCCTTTGACGCCGTGGAGTCAGCCGACGAAGCGCCTTTCGCGGTCGTGCTGGACGGGACGGTAGACCAGCGCCTGCTCGACGTGTCGGCCCAGCGCGGCGTCGGACAGATAGTCGCCCGCGACTGCGGGGAGTTCGTCAAGCGACCCGCGGACGTGCGCGTGCGGACCGCCGAGCAGTTCTGA
- a CDS encoding AI-2E family transporter — protein sequence MGWVREFSFDRERIAWWLVAVALLAAVGYVVSAFLGTFLLGLFVYYATRPIYRRLLGRLHQPTLTAATALLGLAFPGLVLLAYTVVVSISELSSLAGVGVKELEGVLGAEMNLSQLLDPQQLLALLQTTPQQLQADIQQFAAQRGTETAREILGTLFTLLGIVASTALGIIITLVVAFYLLRDDHRLAAWFRTEVANEDGPTVAFARAVDEDLETVYFGNILTAFVIGVVAAVSYNLLDLLAPAAVSVPSPTLLGLLSGLASLVPVVGMKLVYVPLGIVLAVVAAVTDPAQLWFPAAFLLVAFVVVDTIPEFVLRPYVSGRDLHTGLVLLAYVVGPVLFGWYGLFLGPLLLVLVVHFVRVIVPELVERGEGDGDGDAHRSDSLARGESAPAGSLRARVRAPVRALARGERTADSGAHRTADGESEP from the coding sequence ATGGGTTGGGTCCGTGAGTTCTCGTTCGACCGGGAGCGAATCGCGTGGTGGCTAGTCGCAGTCGCACTGCTCGCCGCGGTCGGCTACGTCGTCTCGGCGTTTCTCGGAACGTTCCTGCTCGGACTGTTCGTCTACTACGCGACCCGACCGATATACCGGCGACTGCTCGGGCGGCTACACCAACCGACGCTGACCGCCGCGACGGCGTTGCTCGGCCTCGCGTTCCCCGGTCTCGTGTTATTGGCCTACACCGTGGTCGTCAGCATTAGCGAACTGAGTTCGCTCGCCGGAGTCGGCGTCAAGGAACTCGAAGGCGTTCTCGGAGCCGAGATGAACCTCTCGCAACTGCTCGACCCCCAGCAGTTGCTCGCGCTCCTCCAGACGACTCCCCAACAGCTACAGGCGGACATCCAGCAGTTCGCCGCCCAGCGCGGGACCGAGACCGCCCGCGAGATTCTGGGGACGCTGTTCACCCTGCTCGGCATCGTCGCCAGCACCGCGCTCGGCATCATCATCACGCTCGTCGTCGCGTTCTACCTGCTCCGAGACGACCACCGACTCGCGGCGTGGTTCCGGACCGAGGTCGCCAACGAGGACGGTCCGACCGTCGCGTTCGCGCGGGCCGTAGACGAGGACCTCGAAACCGTCTACTTCGGCAACATCCTGACGGCCTTCGTCATCGGCGTCGTCGCCGCGGTCAGTTACAATCTGCTGGACCTACTCGCACCCGCTGCGGTCTCGGTCCCATCGCCGACGCTTCTCGGACTGCTCAGCGGTCTCGCCAGCCTCGTCCCGGTCGTCGGGATGAAACTGGTCTACGTCCCGCTAGGCATCGTCCTCGCGGTCGTCGCGGCGGTCACCGACCCCGCGCAGCTGTGGTTCCCGGCCGCGTTCCTGCTCGTGGCGTTCGTCGTCGTGGACACGATTCCCGAATTCGTCCTGCGGCCCTACGTCTCGGGCCGAGACCTCCACACCGGTCTCGTGTTGCTCGCGTACGTCGTCGGCCCGGTGCTGTTCGGCTGGTACGGTCTCTTTCTGGGACCGCTGCTCCTCGTGCTGGTCGTCCACTTCGTCCGCGTCATCGTGCCGGAACTGGTCGAGCGCGGCGAGGGCGACGGGGACGGCGACGCGCATCGCTCCGATTCGCTCGCCCGCGGCGAGTCTGCCCCCGCCGGGAGCCTCCGTGCGCGCGTCCGCGCTCCGGTCCGTGCGCTCGCCCGCGGCGAGCGCACGGCCGACAGCGGGGCACACCGAACCGCTGACGGCGAGTCGGAGCCGTAG
- a CDS encoding MFS transporter: MAKGATTDERVTVSQVMDRIPVGRFHRRLLAICGSAWAFDGMEVIIISFTLPVLISAWGLSGLAAGLLGSASLMGMILGNWVWGRYADERGRIDAFQWTVLTYSLFAGLTAFATGFYSGFALRFLTGVGLGGALAVDTSYLSEHLPTDRRGRYLVYLDAFWPLGNVFAVVLAWLFLSVLSTGGTVAVPFLGAVAGWRLLFASAAFPALLVFVIRSQLRETPYYLAQKGDVEGANERIRAIAEENGEEFTPISAESVETGESPSYSRLFEADLRKRTAMIALAWFAVNFGYYGVFIWLPDTVGAAGVVGDFSVAGTTIEGLYVYFLLIGVVQFPGYFSAAYLVEKIGRKPTLGSYLVLSGLFTFVFAASMPEVSLFGTGFSGFWPFFGGLLAASFFTLGAWGAIYAYTPELFPTEVRATGNGFAGGVGKIGAVLGPILAGTLVEVGYLAALAPLAVAFVLGGLVVFAFGRETMGEPLF; encoded by the coding sequence ATGGCAAAGGGAGCAACCACGGACGAGCGAGTGACCGTTTCACAGGTGATGGACCGGATTCCAGTCGGGCGATTCCACCGACGACTGTTGGCCATCTGCGGGAGCGCGTGGGCCTTCGACGGGATGGAGGTCATCATCATCAGCTTCACGCTCCCGGTTCTCATCTCGGCGTGGGGGCTGTCGGGCCTCGCGGCCGGACTGCTCGGGAGCGCGAGCCTGATGGGCATGATTCTGGGTAACTGGGTGTGGGGTCGGTACGCCGACGAGCGCGGGCGTATCGACGCCTTCCAGTGGACGGTGCTGACCTACTCGCTGTTCGCGGGCCTGACCGCCTTCGCCACCGGATTCTACTCCGGGTTCGCGCTCCGGTTCCTGACCGGCGTCGGACTGGGCGGCGCGCTCGCGGTGGACACTTCCTACCTCTCGGAACACCTGCCGACCGACCGGCGCGGCCGCTATCTGGTCTACCTCGACGCGTTCTGGCCGCTCGGCAACGTCTTCGCGGTCGTGCTGGCGTGGCTGTTCCTCTCGGTCCTCTCGACCGGCGGGACCGTTGCGGTCCCGTTCCTCGGCGCGGTCGCTGGCTGGCGACTCCTGTTCGCCAGCGCGGCGTTCCCGGCCCTACTCGTGTTCGTTATCCGGAGCCAACTCCGCGAGACGCCCTACTACCTCGCCCAGAAAGGCGACGTGGAGGGCGCAAACGAGCGCATCCGGGCCATCGCCGAGGAGAACGGCGAGGAGTTCACGCCCATCTCGGCCGAGTCGGTCGAGACCGGCGAGTCGCCGAGTTACTCGCGGCTCTTCGAGGCGGACCTCCGCAAGCGCACCGCGATGATAGCCCTCGCGTGGTTCGCGGTCAACTTCGGCTACTACGGCGTGTTCATCTGGCTCCCGGACACGGTCGGCGCGGCGGGCGTCGTCGGCGACTTCTCGGTCGCCGGAACAACGATTGAGGGACTGTACGTCTACTTCCTGCTCATCGGCGTCGTCCAGTTCCCCGGCTACTTCAGCGCGGCCTACCTCGTCGAGAAAATCGGCCGCAAGCCAACGCTCGGGAGCTATCTCGTCCTCTCGGGACTGTTCACCTTCGTCTTCGCCGCCTCGATGCCCGAGGTCTCGCTGTTCGGTACCGGGTTCTCGGGCTTCTGGCCGTTCTTCGGCGGCCTGCTCGCGGCGAGTTTCTTCACGCTGGGCGCGTGGGGTGCCATCTACGCCTACACCCCCGAACTGTTCCCGACCGAGGTCCGGGCCACCGGCAACGGGTTCGCTGGCGGCGTCGGGAAAATCGGCGCGGTCCTCGGTCCGATTCTGGCCGGGACGCTCGTGGAAGTCGGCTATCTCGCCGCGCTCGCGCCCCTCGCAGTCGCGTTCGTTCTCGGCGGTCTCGTGGTCTTCGCGTTCGGCCGCGAGACGATGGGCGAACCGTTATTCTGA
- a CDS encoding 30S ribosomal protein S8e, whose translation MKDQGGSTRKRTGGRLRPSHKKKKHELGREPTETTVGETKLRVLDARGNTEKVRALSTDVASVAADGETVQAEIEDVVENDANPNYVRRNIITKGALIETSEGLARVTSRPGQTGNVNAVLEDE comes from the coding sequence ATGAAAGACCAAGGAGGTTCCACGCGCAAGCGTACCGGCGGTCGGCTCCGTCCGTCCCACAAAAAGAAGAAGCACGAACTGGGCCGCGAACCCACCGAAACCACGGTCGGCGAGACCAAACTCCGAGTCCTCGACGCCCGCGGAAACACCGAGAAGGTCCGTGCCCTCTCGACGGACGTGGCCAGCGTCGCCGCGGACGGCGAGACGGTACAGGCCGAAATCGAGGACGTTGTGGAGAACGACGCCAACCCGAACTACGTCCGACGGAACATCATCACCAAGGGCGCACTCATCGAGACGAGCGAAGGTCTCGCGCGCGTCACCTCCCGACCGGGCCAGACCGGTAACGTGAACGCCGTTCTCGAAGACGAGTAA
- the radB gene encoding DNA repair and recombination protein RadB produces MNQESIPTGCGPLDDLLGGGFETGTVTQVYGPPAAGKTNVALGAAVEVAANGGTAVYIDTEGLSLARFRQVAEARVDAATGVDDVDELASRIIIKEAYDFAEQEEAVRDTEELAERADLVVLDSATGFYRLERAEDEEGGEALREVASQVTHLLSLARKHDLAVVLTNQVYTDPDGDRARPLGGHTLEHWTGTVIRIERFRGGNRRATLEKHRAKPAGEKVQFRITDAGLERVEDGIGV; encoded by the coding sequence GTGAATCAGGAGTCCATCCCGACCGGGTGCGGGCCGCTCGACGACCTGCTCGGCGGCGGGTTCGAGACCGGAACCGTCACGCAGGTCTACGGCCCGCCCGCGGCGGGCAAGACGAACGTCGCGCTCGGCGCGGCGGTCGAGGTCGCCGCGAACGGCGGGACCGCGGTCTACATCGACACCGAGGGCCTGTCGCTGGCGCGCTTCCGACAGGTCGCCGAGGCCCGCGTGGACGCCGCGACCGGCGTGGACGACGTTGACGAGTTGGCCTCCCGCATCATCATCAAGGAGGCCTACGACTTCGCCGAGCAGGAGGAGGCGGTCCGAGATACGGAGGAACTCGCCGAGCGGGCCGACCTCGTAGTGCTGGACAGCGCGACGGGGTTCTACCGACTCGAACGCGCCGAGGACGAGGAGGGTGGCGAGGCGCTGCGCGAAGTCGCCAGTCAGGTCACGCACCTGCTGTCACTGGCGCGCAAGCACGACCTCGCGGTGGTTCTGACGAATCAGGTCTACACCGACCCCGACGGCGACCGCGCGCGACCGCTCGGCGGCCACACCCTCGAACACTGGACCGGAACCGTGATTCGAATCGAGCGATTCCGGGGGGGCAACCGGCGCGCCACGCTCGAAAAGCACCGCGCCAAGCCCGCGGGCGAGAAGGTCCAGTTCCGAATCACGGACGCCGGACTGGAGCGCGTCGAAGACGGTATCGGCGTCTGA
- a CDS encoding ATP-dependent nuclease yields MPKMELSAFRAQNFKSIVDSDKLETDDLNVFIGKNDAGKSSILEAIDCLLSKSKPKSHQFHQKEAEEITLTGTFSSIPEDLHKRLGEDYSSDGDEITIQRQFKRRENTTPSATTFVNGEELSKGAIIYEDERLTKAKSRNHIWEHFLPRPIWIPAERDVKEETKLKGGTILNNLLEPILKRGGIDEDDPLQEHINDLEDSLNETASDLGSELTENMQDHMPDVANINVDTGSVKISNAISPTISIKDQYMPEKVNVSERGSGVGSLLILSLMQTYVDMEVGEGYCLLFEEPGNFLHPAAERKMLSAIQNIAAKGQACISTHSQTMIDRKSEANLHVVRRKSGETSIEYIADDAFAAVDEIGARNSDILQSDFVIYVEGPTEVKVIEEIARRAIENWSKHNITIQHLGGTGNMAHCEPARLEKINRNFALLLDSDQKSADGEPDKKVQEIEQKFKDHGKPCKILERREIENYYSHESISEICYIDVDESFVGKYENMEEKINEEMDDGYKFKKIETGKEIVQHMYENEEKIEEIEKLLRDCVDKVK; encoded by the coding sequence ATGCCTAAAATGGAGCTTTCCGCGTTTCGTGCGCAGAATTTTAAATCTATCGTGGACTCAGACAAATTAGAGACAGACGATCTTAACGTGTTTATTGGAAAGAACGACGCCGGGAAATCTTCAATATTGGAGGCTATCGATTGTCTATTGAGCAAGAGTAAGCCAAAAAGCCACCAGTTCCACCAAAAAGAAGCAGAAGAAATCACTCTTACAGGAACGTTTTCTTCTATTCCTGAAGATCTCCATAAAAGGCTTGGTGAAGATTATTCTTCAGACGGTGACGAAATAACGATACAAAGACAATTCAAGAGAAGAGAGAATACGACCCCCAGTGCTACAACATTTGTGAATGGCGAAGAGCTTTCTAAAGGAGCCATAATTTACGAAGATGAACGGCTTACTAAGGCCAAGTCACGGAATCATATTTGGGAACATTTTCTCCCTCGACCAATTTGGATTCCGGCCGAACGTGACGTAAAGGAGGAAACAAAACTGAAAGGAGGCACGATTTTAAACAATTTGCTGGAACCGATTCTCAAGCGAGGAGGAATTGACGAAGATGATCCACTGCAGGAGCACATCAACGATCTTGAAGACTCACTAAATGAGACTGCGTCTGATCTTGGATCAGAGCTTACCGAGAACATGCAGGACCACATGCCGGATGTCGCTAATATCAACGTTGATACTGGCTCTGTGAAGATTTCGAACGCAATCTCTCCGACAATCTCGATTAAAGATCAATACATGCCAGAGAAAGTGAATGTCTCTGAGCGAGGTTCTGGTGTGGGAAGCCTCCTTATTCTTTCACTGATGCAAACTTACGTAGACATGGAAGTCGGTGAAGGGTACTGTCTTTTGTTCGAAGAACCGGGGAATTTCCTTCACCCAGCGGCAGAACGAAAAATGCTGAGTGCCATTCAAAATATTGCGGCGAAAGGGCAGGCATGTATTTCTACCCACTCACAAACGATGATTGATAGAAAGAGTGAGGCGAATCTCCACGTCGTCCGAAGAAAGAGTGGTGAGACTAGTATAGAATACATCGCCGATGATGCATTTGCTGCCGTTGATGAAATTGGAGCACGAAACAGTGATATTCTACAGAGCGACTTCGTGATCTACGTCGAAGGCCCCACAGAAGTCAAAGTCATCGAAGAAATTGCACGCCGCGCAATCGAAAATTGGTCGAAGCACAACATCACGATTCAACATCTTGGTGGAACTGGCAACATGGCCCACTGCGAACCCGCTCGTTTAGAAAAAATAAATCGGAATTTCGCTCTCTTACTCGATAGCGACCAGAAATCAGCAGATGGAGAACCAGATAAAAAAGTTCAGGAAATCGAACAGAAGTTCAAGGACCACGGCAAACCATGCAAGATTCTTGAACGGAGAGAAATTGAGAACTATTACTCGCATGAATCAATAAGCGAAATCTGTTACATTGACGTGGACGAGTCTTTTGTTGGAAAGTATGAAAATATGGAAGAAAAAATCAACGAAGAAATGGATGATGGATACAAATTCAAGAAGATAGAGACTGGAAAGGAAATCGTCCAACATATGTATGAGAATGAAGAGAAAATAGAAGAAATAGAGAAATTGCTGAGGGATTGCGTGGATAAAGTAAAATAG
- the larC gene encoding nickel pincer cofactor biosynthesis protein LarC, with the protein MKTLAFDGRMGASGDMLLAALLAAGADRDALAPVKDALPVRYEVGKTDKNGIASTTVSVLLADDGESDTGAGGDDDGDDRHSHENNGHGHSHGDHDHSHEGDHGHHHDHSHDHGDHGHDHDHGDHTHAEGSGPLRTYPEVVEIVESMDLPERVETDALAVFELLGEAESSVHGTDLDSTHFHEVGADDAIADVVGAALLVDDLSPERVVTTPLSTGGGEVEMSHGVYPVPTPAVVEIAERADWSLRGGPVETELLTPTGAAILAHFAAGVETLPSLRVESSGYGAGGYDFPDHPNVLRAMVGEAEDSGSLVYDDIAVLETNLDDAPPEILGGLQESLAEVGARDVSVVPLTMKKSRPGHLVKVICKPDDAEAVARRLAEETGTLGIRRTGATHRWIANREFESVAVEVGGERYEVSVKLASDDDGAVYDVSAEYDDCAAVAREAGVAVREVMRRAENQSQSGI; encoded by the coding sequence ATGAAGACGCTCGCATTCGACGGCCGGATGGGCGCGAGTGGCGACATGCTACTCGCGGCCCTGCTCGCGGCGGGCGCGGACCGCGACGCCCTCGCGCCCGTCAAGGACGCCCTACCCGTGCGCTACGAAGTCGGCAAGACCGACAAGAACGGCATCGCTTCGACCACCGTGTCGGTCCTGCTGGCGGACGACGGCGAGAGCGACACCGGAGCGGGCGGCGATGACGATGGCGACGACCGGCACTCGCACGAAAATAACGGTCACGGCCACTCTCACGGCGACCACGACCATTCACACGAGGGCGACCACGGACACCACCACGACCATTCGCACGACCACGGCGACCACGGACACGACCACGACCACGGCGACCACACCCACGCCGAAGGCTCCGGACCCCTCCGAACCTACCCCGAAGTGGTCGAGATAGTCGAGTCGATGGACCTGCCCGAGCGCGTCGAAACCGACGCGCTGGCGGTCTTCGAGTTGCTCGGCGAGGCCGAGTCGAGCGTCCACGGCACGGACCTCGACTCGACGCACTTCCACGAGGTCGGTGCGGACGACGCCATCGCCGACGTGGTGGGCGCGGCGCTCCTCGTGGACGACTTGTCTCCCGAGCGCGTCGTGACGACGCCGCTTTCGACGGGCGGCGGCGAGGTCGAGATGAGCCACGGCGTCTACCCGGTGCCGACCCCCGCCGTGGTCGAAATCGCCGAGCGCGCCGACTGGTCGCTCCGGGGCGGACCCGTGGAGACCGAACTGCTGACGCCGACCGGCGCGGCGATTCTCGCGCACTTCGCGGCGGGCGTCGAGACCCTGCCGTCGCTCCGCGTCGAGTCGTCGGGCTACGGCGCGGGCGGGTACGACTTCCCCGACCACCCGAACGTCCTCCGGGCGATGGTGGGCGAGGCCGAGGACTCCGGAAGCCTCGTTTACGACGACATCGCGGTCCTCGAAACGAATCTGGACGACGCGCCCCCCGAGATTCTGGGCGGGTTGCAGGAGTCGCTTGCGGAGGTCGGCGCGCGCGACGTGTCGGTCGTCCCCCTGACGATGAAGAAGTCCCGGCCGGGCCACCTCGTGAAGGTCATCTGCAAACCCGACGACGCCGAGGCCGTGGCGCGCCGCCTCGCCGAGGAGACCGGCACGCTCGGGATTCGCCGGACCGGCGCGACCCACCGCTGGATAGCCAACCGGGAGTTCGAGTCGGTCGCCGTGGAGGTCGGCGGCGAGCGCTACGAGGTGAGCGTGAAACTTGCCAGCGACGACGACGGCGCGGTGTACGACGTGAGCGCGGAGTACGACGACTGCGCGGCGGTGGCGCGGGAAGCGGGCGTGGCCGTGCGCGAGGTGATGCGCCGAGCAGAAAACCAATCTCAGTCTGGAATCTAA